The region GGGCATGCCATTCTCCTGCTCAAAGAAACGCTGCTTGTTATTCAGGTTGGTGTAGCTGATGGTGCGGCTACGGTAGTCGGCCACCGAGAAATCTGCCCCCAGGTTATACTTGCGCCATACGTATGGGATGCGGTAGCCCAGTTCCAGGCGCTTGTTAAAGCCCCGCTGCACCCGCACGCGCACCTCCTCATTACGGCCCCTGAAGTTGCGCCGGATCAGGTTGAGGCCATAGTCGATGCGGCTCCAGTCCTTTTTCTCCAGCCAGGCGTTAAAATTACGGTCGGCAAAGTCAAAAATAGGGATGGGATACAGGTAAAAGCGCTCCTGCACCTGGTAGGTTACCTGCACCAGCCCTTCGGAGCAAGTATACGTGTAGTTAACATGGTGGAACAGGCGGAGGTTGAACAGGCGCTTCTGGTTCTCCTGTAGCAGCGGCTCCAGCTCCTCGGCCAGTATGGTGTCGCCGGGGGCAAAGGTGAGCTCGCGCAGCATTACCTGGCTTTTGGTGGTCTCGTTCCCGGCCAGGCTAATGTCGGCTACCACCACGGCAGGCACCGTGCAGGGGTTGGCCAGCGCTGCGGCTCCGGTAAAAAGTACAAGTATAAACAGGAAAGCTCGCAGCGGCATTTATGCAAGCATTAAATGTCGAGGTATTTGAAGAGCATGTCGAGGCGGTCGCGGCCCACGTCGTAGTCGGTGTTGTCGTTAAACTGGGCGGTGATGCGGTACTCAAAGCGCTCGAGCGTGGCGATGATGCGGCTCAGGTCGGTGGTGTTCAGCTTCAGGGTCAGCTTGATCTTGTAGGGGTCCAGCTCGTCCGGCGACACGTAGGCGCTCAGAATCTTGGTTTTTTCCTCCTCGATCAACCGGCTGATCTGGGCCAGCGAGTAGTCGCGCTCCGGCATGGAAAGCACCAGTATACTTCCCGAGCCCTGCAGCGCCGACATCTGCCCGAAAGCCGCCAATGTATCGTTAATGGTGATCACACCCATGTAGTCATGCTCCTCGTCGAGCACGGCCACGACCTGAATCTTGTTCTTGATGGCAGCCTCCATCACATCGTAGAAGTGCTGCTGTCCCTGCACGTGCACCTCCTGGAACTCCAGTTCCAGATCCTTGAGTTGGCGGGTACGGTCGGGCAGCTCGATTAGGTTAAGCTCGGTGGCCAGCCCCATGTACTTGCGGTTGCTTACCACCGGCAACTCGTTTACGCGGAACTCATCCATCCACCGCAGCGCCTTGTCTACGGTGTCGTAGAACTTCAGCGGCGGAATCATTTGGTTGATGAGTTCTTCTGCGATCATACGGATGAGGCGGTTATCGGTGTTCTTTCTAAATACTTTTCTAAGATACTGTTAAACTTCTCCGGATGTTCCATCATTGGCGCGTGCCCGCACTTATCTATAAAGAATAAATCAGAGTTATCGATGAGCCTGTTAAACTCGTAGGCCACCAGCGGCGGCGTGATCGTATCGTTCAGTCCCCAGATTAACAACGTAGGCACCTTAATGTTTGTGATATCCTTGGCCATATTATGTCGCTGGGCCGATTTGGCGATGGCGATGATGCGCAGGCACTTGGCATTGCTGTTGGTGATGCCGAACACTTCGTCCACCAGCTCCCTGGTAGCCGTTTTGGGGTCGTAGAACGTATAGCCCACGCGCTCCTCCACATACTCATAGTTGCCGCGCTTCGGAAAAGAGCCGCCCATGGAGTCCTCGAAGAGGCCGGAGCTACCGGTTAGCACCAGGCGCTTTACCATTTTCGGGTTGTTCAACGTATACACCAGCCCTACGTGGCCGCCCAGCGAGTTACCGAGCAGGGTCAGGTTCTGCAGTTTTTTGAGTTTCACGAAGCCCTCCACAAAGTTCACCAGCCCCGGCACGCCAGCCTTGTGCAGCGCCATCTCATAGATCGGCATCAGCGGAATGACCACGCGGTAGTTCTTCGAGAAATGGTCCACAACGCCGTTCCAATTGCTGAGTGCCCCGAAAAGGCCATGCAGCAGCAACAGCACCTCTCCTTCTCCCTCATCAATATACTGATATTCTCCTTCTTGTTTGACTTGTAAATCCATGAATCGAAAAAACTTTTATAAGAAACCTGTGTGCTGCCCTTGCTTATACTTTCTGCAGCAGTAGCCGGTTTCCGGAAATTGCCCCAGACGCATGCAGCGGAAGTATACGTTTGCCTGCTCTGCAAAGTATGAACAAACATGGAGCCTTAACGGCCCGATGCCTGCGCAATATTAACAATACTAACCCAATTTTGAAGCATCTGCAAGCCATAAGTGGTGAGGGCGGCCTCAGGGTGGAACTGCAGCGCGTAGAGCGGCAGCTCCCGGTGCCGGAACGCCATCAGTTCCCCCTCCTGCGTGTGGGCCAGCGGTATTATACTTTCCGGCGTTTGGCGCAGCACCAGCGAGTGGTAGCGCACTACTGGCATCGTGGCTGGCAAGCCTTCAAAAAGAGGGTCTTCCGCGCAG is a window of Pontibacter kalidii DNA encoding:
- a CDS encoding cbs domain containing protein, with translation MIAEELINQMIPPLKFYDTVDKALRWMDEFRVNELPVVSNRKYMGLATELNLIELPDRTRQLKDLELEFQEVHVQGQQHFYDVMEAAIKNKIQVVAVLDEEHDYMGVITINDTLAAFGQMSALQGSGSILVLSMPERDYSLAQISRLIEEEKTKILSAYVSPDELDPYKIKLTLKLNTTDLSRIIATLERFEYRITAQFNDNTDYDVGRDRLDMLFKYLDI
- a CDS encoding alpha/beta fold hydrolase; protein product: MDLQVKQEGEYQYIDEGEGEVLLLLHGLFGALSNWNGVVDHFSKNYRVVIPLMPIYEMALHKAGVPGLVNFVEGFVKLKKLQNLTLLGNSLGGHVGLVYTLNNPKMVKRLVLTGSSGLFEDSMGGSFPKRGNYEYVEERVGYTFYDPKTATRELVDEVFGITNSNAKCLRIIAIAKSAQRHNMAKDITNIKVPTLLIWGLNDTITPPLVAYEFNRLIDNSDLFFIDKCGHAPMMEHPEKFNSILEKYLERTPITASSV